The stretch of DNA CAGGGTTCCTCTTTTCCAAACTTTCAAACAAACCCAACCCAGTAATACACTAAAACTTCCCCAATACAAAGCCAACCAATGAAAGCTGGTTGCCAAATGATCCAGCCCATTCATCTGGTTATAAGTAACCGTAGGGAAGTTATTTATTTTTAAAAGCGGGTGTTCAATACCTATGCGGTAACTTAAACTAGAGGTGGTCATTAGCAGGAAGACCAGGCATAAAAACATGCCCAGGTATTTGTTGGATAGCCATGTTTGGATAAAGAGCACCACCACCACCACCAAAACCAACGGTAATCCTAAAAAATAAAACATGGATAAATATTGTAGCGGTTCCAGTAGCGTGTACCCTTTTGATAATTGACAACCAATCGCAACGATAAAAGCACTAAGCAAGAGCAGCAAAGGGATAATGCTTAAACTTAGCAATTTAGCGAAAAAGAATATTCGGTTGCGACTAGGAGTGGCATCCCTGATGGCGTCAATACCAACCGCCTGTTCTTTGACCATCATTTCTCCACCAAAAAAAATGATTAAAAGACTGCTTAATAATTGATAGGGTTCTGCTATTTGCCAGATCATTAAATAGGTAGTTGGATAAGGACTCGTGCCATATTCTCCGCCGCCATAAATTCGACTAATGATTTCCGATGCGACAATCCCCATCCAAAGCACTAGGGCAATACCCAAGGGCCAACTGGATAATAACTGATTCATTTCTAGACGGAAACAAGACCTAAATTGTTGCCAGTAATAAGTAAAGTCAAGTGTTACAGGCTCTTGGGTGTAATCGGAAGCAAGTGAAATAGTAGCAGGCAAGGCCTCAGGCGCTTGGCGCTTTTTTTCTTTATGTTTTCTAAAAGAAAATAGTCGATAATTCAGCAAAAGCAGGAATAGACCCAAGCTTGTCCAGCCGATTCGATTCCACAGAAAATTCCCTTTCAGGGCTATCAGGGATGTATTGCGTTCCGCGATCTCCCAATATTGGTTTTGCTCAAAAAAGGCGGAAAGGCCAAACGGATCCAACAGCGCTGCCAGTGCTATCCCTTCTGGGCTGGCGGGGCTGGAATGGGCAATCATGGGCGAATTGAGAAAAATAGCACAAACCCAATACAGGCAATAGAGTGCTATCCCGCCGATATAGGTAGCGAGCGCATTTTGGGTTAAACTCGCCAGCATAAAAAGGACAACCGAGCCTATAAAAAGATTCGGCAAAGCCAGACACAAAAAAGGCCACAGATAGTGTATGGCCAAAATGGGCCCAACCTTACCTGTATCTCCCGTAGCAGTCACTGCCCCTAACCAGAGACCCAGTAATACAAAGCTGAACAACAAACTACTACTCAAAAACAACCCCAAAAAACGACTGCCCAAGAACTGCCACTTTAAAACAGGGGTCGTATAAATCAATTCCGACATTTTGCTGTTCTTGTCCCGAAGTATTACCCGACTACTTAACACCATGATGATGAAAATAGCGACTAAGGATTGGATACCTATGACAAGGTGAATATTGTAAGTCGCATTATAATAGAGATTGGCTTCCCCAAAGGCATTACCAGATAATAAATATCCCAGCAACAAAAAAAGTAAGGCGAAAGCCAGAAAAGAAATATGTTGGCGATGAAAACGCCATTCAAATCGGAGCAGATGCAATAACATGTAGGTTTAATTAATGGTAGAGAAATAAACGTCTTCCAGCCCTGGCGCTATAGATTCGAAGCCTTCGCCAGGAAGTTGGTCGCTCAAAATGTGTACCCGCCGCTGTCCTGCAAACAGCCGAGTGGATAAAATAGCATATTGATTCATCCACTCGGTAGCTTGGTCTTTGGCGATCGTCCTTTGCCAAACACGGCCTTGGAGCCCGCTGATCAATTCGCCCGGCGCTCCCTGTTTCACCAAACGGCCTCGATGAATAATGGCTAGCTGTTGGCACAAATCCCGCACATCTTCAACAATATGCGTAGAGAGAATGACAATTTTCTGCTCCCCCATTTCGCTTAAGAGGTCAAGGAACCGATTCCGCTCTTCCGGATCAAGTCCTGCCGTAGGTTCATCCACAATTATCAATTGAGGGTTCCCCAGAAGGGCCTGTGCAATTCCGAATCGCTGGCGCATCCCTCCCGAAAAGGTGCTGACAGCTTTGTTGCGATGGGTGAATAAATTGGTGTGTTCCAACAGTTGGGTGATCTGTTCTTGTCGCTCTCCTTTATGGTGAATGCCTTTTAAAACAGCTAAATGATCTAATAACTGAACCGCTGAAAACCCGGGATAAACGCCAAATTCCTGAGGCAAATACCCCAATTGTTGGCGGATAAATTGAGGGTGTTCCAAGATGTTTTCTCCATTAAAAAACAGGGTTCCCGTATCAGGCTCCTGTAAAGCCGCAATGGTTCGCATTAAGGTAGATTTGCCAGCGCCATTTGGACCTAACAATCCAAAAATACCGTTGCTAATATCGAGCGTAACCTGGTCTAATGCTGTTACCCCGTTGTTATACGTTTTTGATAATTGACGAACTTGGAGCCGATTCATAAGCTATTGTTTTTGACGGCAAATAAGGAAAGGATTAGCAAAAGGGCAATAAAGAATGACCACTCGGTGAAAGGAGCTGATAAAGTACGGCAATCACAAGACGTCCTGCGATTTGCGCTATATCCTGCAATTTTTACGGTTCATCCTTAAAATTTGATGGCTGGAATTTAATTTCGGTTATTTGCAGCTAATGAAAACCTTTATCGCTAAACTAAAGTCATACTTGGAGGAAAATGATAGCTGGGTGTTTTTCGCGTTATTTTTTACACTTAGCGCCGAACGAGCGGTCAATACGGAACCGCACACCTGGGGGCACTATTTATTTTGTTTGGTCACTTTGTTGGTATGCTATGCGCCAATATGGTTTTTCGCGCATTTTAAGGCCAGGCTAAAAAACACCCTTCTCCTTCCCTCCTACCTATTGCTTTGGGGTGGTTGTTTTATCGTTTGGACCGGATTATTTGCCTGGTTTACCCGAAGCTTGTTGTTTTCCTATCTTGGTTTTTTTGGTGATATGGATTACTTCATCATGATGGCATTCTTATTGCCGGGCATGGATTTGGGGCTAGAACTCAATCGCTATTTGAATCGACAATCAATGGCCCTCAACTGGCTTAAAAAGATCGGTGTGGATGGAACGATATTGATTAGCATACTGTCTATTTCCGTCCTCTTCAGTATGATGATCGTCAGTAATCTAACGAAATTCCAAACGCAAGAAGTCATCTACACGAGTATTCATTTTGGGAAAGTAATCAGTCATTTCTTTTTATTTCTAGGCTATACCTTTCAGTTTCTCTTACTTTACCTATCGCTGTACTTTTTCTATATCCTCAATAATAAGGTATTGATTCCTTTCTTATTAAAAAAGCGAGGCTTGTTCATTTATATGCTTGGCGTTGTTGGGAGTATTGCACTGTTTTTCCCCGTTTTTGCTCAGCTACTAATCAGCCTGCCGATGGTTAAAGCAACCAATAGTTTAATGCCCAGTCAAACGCTAGAGGTGTTTACAGAATTGAATGCCCTTATTCCATTTATAGTCATGATTTGCAGCTTACCTATTATTGTGGCGATGCAATGGTTTAGGCAAAATAATGAAATCACCCATTTGGAAAAACAGCAGGTAGAAAACGAGTTGGGATTGTTGAAACAGCAAATTAATCCACACTTTTTTTTTAATACCCTCAATAGCTTGTACTCGCTGAGCTTATCAAAATCCGATAAAACTCCAGAGGTCATTGTCCAATTGTCGGCCTTAATGCGCTATGTGATCTATAGAGGCAAAGAAAAAGAAGTACTCCTGACAGAAGAAATCGACTATCTGACAGATTATATAAATCTTCAAAAGATTCGACTCCACAAGGCGTTTGATTTGCTGATTAGAAAGGAGATTAAAGACAAAGACTTCCTGTTTCCTCCCTTGCTGCTGATTATTTTAGTTGAGAATGCCTTCAAGCATGGAATCGAACCAGCTGAAGGGCCTTGTTTTTTGCACATTGATATTATATGCGATGAAAATAAATTATCTTTTAGCTGCGAAAATACTTTTGAAAATACCGAAGAACAGGCGGAAAAGGGAATTGGGCTGGATAATTTAAGACGTAGATTAGCATTATTGTTTCCAGAACAACACCATTTTTCTATTAGTAAGAACGAAAATAGCTTTAGTGCGAATTTGCAGATATGGAAGTCCTGAATCTCAAAACCTTGATTGTCGATGACGAACCCCTGGCACATGGCGTCATTCTAAACCTGGCAAAGGATGTCCCGGTATTGGATATTGTGGGGCAATCCTATACGGCTATTCATGCGCTAGA from Saprospiraceae bacterium encodes:
- a CDS encoding ABC transporter ATP-binding protein — translated: MNRLQVRQLSKTYNNGVTALDQVTLDISNGIFGLLGPNGAGKSTLMRTIAALQEPDTGTLFFNGENILEHPQFIRQQLGYLPQEFGVYPGFSAVQLLDHLAVLKGIHHKGERQEQITQLLEHTNLFTHRNKAVSTFSGGMRQRFGIAQALLGNPQLIIVDEPTAGLDPEERNRFLDLLSEMGEQKIVILSTHIVEDVRDLCQQLAIIHRGRLVKQGAPGELISGLQGRVWQRTIAKDQATEWMNQYAILSTRLFAGQRRVHILSDQLPGEGFESIAPGLEDVYFSTIN
- a CDS encoding histidine kinase, producing the protein MKTFIAKLKSYLEENDSWVFFALFFTLSAERAVNTEPHTWGHYLFCLVTLLVCYAPIWFFAHFKARLKNTLLLPSYLLLWGGCFIVWTGLFAWFTRSLLFSYLGFFGDMDYFIMMAFLLPGMDLGLELNRYLNRQSMALNWLKKIGVDGTILISILSISVLFSMMIVSNLTKFQTQEVIYTSIHFGKVISHFFLFLGYTFQFLLLYLSLYFFYILNNKVLIPFLLKKRGLFIYMLGVVGSIALFFPVFAQLLISLPMVKATNSLMPSQTLEVFTELNALIPFIVMICSLPIIVAMQWFRQNNEITHLEKQQVENELGLLKQQINPHFFFNTLNSLYSLSLSKSDKTPEVIVQLSALMRYVIYRGKEKEVLLTEEIDYLTDYINLQKIRLHKAFDLLIRKEIKDKDFLFPPLLLIILVENAFKHGIEPAEGPCFLHIDIICDENKLSFSCENTFENTEEQAEKGIGLDNLRRRLALLFPEQHHFSISKNENSFSANLQIWKS